In Solanum pennellii chromosome 7, SPENNV200, the following are encoded in one genomic region:
- the LOC107026036 gene encoding probable receptor-like protein kinase At2g42960, translating into MSSGDLKSDLSRKTSFLGLKLWVVMGLCVGVFIVGILCMLSIWVTCRRKSRRTLDGYSHCQIPHVSKDIKVDRVGAANVHDHPESLFLTIHDKPNETTSEKMLVHLGRSKSSDADNISQCSSIYHHERGFSSQSGEEGSSGTVRKQPSYGIAMPSPLIGLPEVSQLGWGHWFTLRDLELATNRFSAENVLGEGGYGVVYKGRLINGTEVAVKKLLNNLGQAEKEFRVEVEAIGHVRHKNLVRLLGYCIEGVHRMLVYEYVNNGNLEQWLHGAMRHHGTLTWEARVKVLLGTAKALAYLHEAIEPKVIHRDIKSSNILIDDAFNAKVSDFGLAKLLDSGESHITTRVMGTFGYVAPEYANTGLLNEKSDIYSFGVLVLEAVTGRDPVDYSRPANEVNLVEWLKMMVGNRRAEEVVDSDIEVRPSTRALKRALLVALRCVDPDSEKRPRMSQVVRMLETEEVPYREDRRNRRSRTASMEIESVKESCSSSADVESKVGRADSSTSDTILG; encoded by the exons ATGTCTTCTGGGGACTTGAAAAGTGATTTGTCTAGGAAGACATCATTTTTGGGTCTCAAACTATGGGTTGTAATGGGGTTATGTGTTGGTGTATTTATTGTTGGGATACTATGTATGTTGTCGATATGGGTAACGTGTAGGAGAAAATCTAGAAGAACGTTGGACGGGTATTCCCATTGCCAAATACCCCATGTTTCTAAGGATATTAAGGTTGATAGAGTAGGTGCTGCGAATGTACATGATCATCCTGAAAGCTTGTTTCTAACTATTCACGATAAACCAAATGAAACAACGTCGGAGAAGATGTTAGTCCATTTGGGTAGGAGCAAATCAAGTGATGCTGATAACATCAGCCAATGTAGTTCAATATATCATCATGAAAGGGGCTTTAGTTCACAGTCAGGGGAAGAGGGAAGTTCAGGAACAGTGAGAAAACAACCATCCTATGGTATTGCAATGCCCTCTCCTTTGATTGGCTTGCCAGAAGTCTCACAGCTCGGGTGGGGCCATTGGTTCACGCTTAGAGATCTTGAACTTGCAACAAATCGTTTCTCTGCTGAGAATGTGCTTGGCGAAGGTGGATATGGTGTGGTTTACAAAGGAAGGTTGATCAATGGTACAGAAGTTGCTGTAAAGAAGCTCCTAAATAATCT TGGCCAAGCTGAGAAAGAGTTTCGGGTTGAAGTAGAGGCAATTGGTCATGTTAGACACAAGAATCTAGTGCGTCTTCTTGGTTATTGCATTGAAGGTGTTCACAG GATGCTGGTTTATGAGTATGTCAATAATGGAAACTTGGAGCAGTGGCTGCATGGAGCTATGAGACATCACGGTACACTTACATGGGAAGCCCGTGTGAAGGTTCTCCTTGGTACTGCAAAAGC GCTTGCTTACTTGCATGAAGCCATAGAACCTAAAGTAATCCACCGAGACATTAAGTCTAGTAATATCTTGATTGATGACGCGTTCAATGCCAAGGTCTCTGATTTTGGATTGGCAAAACTATTAGACTCAGGAGAGAGCCACATCACCACCCGAGTCATGGGTACATTTGG ATACGTGGCTCCAGAATATGCTAATACTGGATTGTTAAATGAGAAGAGCGATATTTACAGTTTTGGCGTTCTAGTGCTAGAAGCAGTGACTGGTAGAGATCCTGTGGACTACAGCCGTCCTGCTAATGAG GTTAATCTTGTTGAATGGCTCAAAATGATGGTTGGAAATCGAAGGGCTGAGGAAGTTGTGGATTCTGATATTGAAGTTAGGCCTAGTACTCGTGCTCTGAAACGGGCACTTCTGGTTGCACTTAGATGTGTTGATCCTGATTCAGAAAAACGACCCCGAATGAGCCAAGTAGTTAGAATGCTTGAAACTGAAGAAGTTCCATATCGCGAG GATCGACGAAACAGGAGAAGTAGAACAGCCAGCATGGAAATAGAATCAGTAAAGGAAAGTTGCAGCAGCTCAGCTGATGTGGAAAGCAAGGTGGGGAGAGCAGATAGCAGCACATCTGATACAATTCTTGGATAG
- the LOC107024464 gene encoding WRKY transcription factor 71-like: MSDNNPFNHDYAFPFFGENPSIYGNQANNTQNPHHNHHDFDYSSSYMSNLTECLHGGSMDHYNTLSSAFGMNNCSSSSEVVCPQPSIDHHQECSRKNINSVDNQIPLTPNSLISSSSNSEAGGCHEEDSSKIKKDDDQCELDGDDDDDDNKSKKVGKLAKKKGEKKQKEPRFAFMTKSEIDNLEDGYRWRKYGQKAVKNSPFPRSYYRCTSQKCSVKKRVERSYEDPSIVITTYEGQHNHHCPATLRGNAAAALLSPSFLSSTQQQLYHNPNEQQIFYNPNIPINNSFYNNNYHQQQPQLGPDYQYGLFQDMVASLINKREP, from the exons ATGTCTGATAATAACCCTTTTAATCATGATTATGCATTTCCTTTCTTTGGtgaaaatccctcaatttatggTAATCAAGCCAATAACACACAAAACcctcatcataatcatcatgatTTTGACTATTCTTCATCTTATATGAGTAATCTCACAGAGTGTTTACATGGAGGGTCAATGGATCATTACAACACTTTGTCAAGTGCTTTTGGGATGAATAATTGTTCATCATCCTCTGAAGTTGTTTGTCCACAACCATCAATAGATCATCATCAAGAATGTTCTAGAAAGAATATTAATAGTGTTGATAATCAAATTCCATTAACACCTAATTCATTAATCTCTTCATCTTCTAATAGTGAGGCTGGTGGATGTCATgaagaagattcttcaaaaatcaagaaagatgATGATCAGTGTGAATTAGATggagatgatgatgatgatgataataagtCTAAGAAAGT GGGGAAATTGGCaaagaagaaaggagaaaagaaacaaaaggaaCCAAGATTTGCATTTATGACCAAGAGTGAGATTGATAATCTTGAAGATGGCTATAGATGGAGAAAATATGGTCAGAAGGCAGTGAAGAACAGTCCTTTTCCAAG GAGTTATTATAGGTGCACAAGTCAAAAGTGTAGTGTGAAGAAACGTGTTGAAAGATCATATGAAGACCCATCAATTGTGATCACTACATATGAAGGCCAACATAACCATCATTGTCCAGCTACTCTTAGAGGAAATGCTGCTGCTGCTTTATTATCTCCATCCTTTTTATCCTCCACACAAcaacaattatatcataatccAAATGAACAACAAATTTTCTATAATCCAAATATTCCTATAAATAATTCcttctataataataattatcatcaacaacaaccTCAATTAGGCCCTGACTATCAATATGGACTATTTCAAGATATGGTTGCATCATTGATCAACAAAAGAGAGCCATGA